One Prionailurus bengalensis isolate Pbe53 chromosome D3, Fcat_Pben_1.1_paternal_pri, whole genome shotgun sequence genomic region harbors:
- the PITPNM2 gene encoding membrane-associated phosphatidylinositol transfer protein 2 isoform X9: protein MIIKEYRIPLPMTVEEYRIAQLYMIQKKSRNETYGQGSGVEILENRPYTDGPGGSGQYTHKVYHVGMHIPSWFRSILPKAALRVVEESWNAYPYTRTRFTCPFVEKFSIDIETFYKTDAGENPNVFSLSPVEKSQLTIDFIDIVKDPVPPSEYKTEEDPKLFHSIKTQRGPLSDNWIEEYKQQVFPIMCAYKLCKVEFRYWGMQSKIERFIHDTGLRKVMVRAHRQAWCWQDEWYGLNMENIRELEKEAQLMLSRKMARFNEDDEEAVQLAKDEAIQVQVAGEPAQPSSSSSGSGEPLAGRGLKKQWSTSSKSSRSSKRGGELKGLAPGKTQVKGTGADPASPSRHSISEWRMQSIARDSDEGSEDEYFDAHEDLSDSEEIFPKDITKWNSNDLMDKIESPEPEDTQDGLYRQSAPEFRVASSVEQLNIIEDEVSPPLAAPASKIHVLLLLLHGGTILDTGAGDPSSKQGDANTIATVFDTVMRVHYPSALGHLAIRLVPCPPICSDAFALVSNLSPYSHDEGCLSSSQDHIPLAALPLLATSSPQYQEAIATVIQRANLAYGDFIKSQEGMTFNGQICLIGDCVGGILAFDALCYSNQPVSESQSSSRRGSVASMQDTDLLSPGTLVNAAHGGSGSGGLESSRHLSRSNIDIPRSNGVEDPKRQLPRKRSDSSTYELDTIQQHQAFLSSLHASVLRNEPSSRHSSSSTMLDGTGAAGKFDFEIADLFLFGCPLGLVLALRKTVIPALDVFQLRPACQQVYNLFHPADPSASRLEPLLERRFHALPPFSIPRYQRYPLGDGCSTLLADALQTHSTVFQEHAAPSSPGTAPATRGFRRASEISIASQVSGMAESYTASSIAQIAAKWWGQKRIDYALYCPDALTAFPTVALPHLFHASYWESTDVVSFLLRQVMRHDNSSILELDGKEVSVFTPSKPREKWQRKRTHVKLRNVTANHRINDAVANEDGPQVLTGRFMYGPLDMVTLTGEKVDVHIMMQPPSGEWLYLDTLVTNSSGRVSYTIPETHRLGVGVYPIKMVVRGDHTFADSYITVLPKGTEFVVFSIDGSFAASVSIMGSDPKVRAGAVDVVRHWQDLGYLIIYVTGRPDMQKQRVVAWLAQHNFPHGVVSFCDGLVHDPLRHKANFLKLLISELHLRVHAAYGSTKDVAVYSSISLSPMQIYIVGRPTKKLQQQCQFITDGYAAHLAQLKYNHRARPARNAATRMALRKGSFGLPGQGDFLRSRNHLLRTISAQPSGPGHRQERTQNQADVEQRGQRSMSVAAGCWGRTMAGRLEPGAAAGPK, encoded by the exons ATGATTATAAAGGAATATCGGATTCCTCTGCCCATGACCGTGGAGGAGTACCGCATCGCCCAGCTATACATGATACAG AAGAAGAGCCGTAACGAGACGTATGGCCAAGGTAGCGGAGTGGAGATCTTGGAGAACCGGCCATACACGGATGGCCCCGGCGGCTCTGGACAGTACACGCACAAGGTGTACCATGTGGGCATGCACATCCCCAGCTGGTTCCGCTCCATCCTGCCCAAAGCAGCCCTGAGGGTGGTGGAGGAGTCCTGGAATGCCTACCCCTACACCCGAACCAG GTTCACGTGCCCCTTTGTGGAGAAATTCTCCATCGACATCGAAACCTTTTATAAAACCGATGCTGGAGAAAACCCTAATGTGTTCAGCCTGTCTCCTGTGGAGAAGAGCCAGCTGACAATCG ACTTCATCGACATTGTCAAGGACCCCGTACCCCCCAGTGAGTATAAGACAGAAGAGGACCCCAAGCTATTCCACTCGATCAAGACACAGCGGGGGCCGCTGTCTGACAACTGGATCGAAGAGTACAAGCAGCAGGTTTTCCCCATCATGTGCGCCTACAAGCTCTGTAAGGTCGAGTTCCGCTACTGGGGCATGCAGTCCAAGATCGAGAGGTTCATCCACGACACGG GCCTGCGGAAGGTGATGGTCAGGGCCCACCGGCAGGCCTGGTGCTGGCAGGACGAATGGTACGGGCTCAACATGGAGAACATCCGGGAGCTGGAGAAGGAGGCACAGCTCATGCTGTCCCGCAAGATGGCCCGGTTCAATGAGGATGACGAGGAGGCTGTGCAGCTGGCCAAGGACGAAGCCATCCAGGTCCAGGTCGCTGGGGAGCCCGCCcagcccagcagcagcagcagcggcagcgggGAACCCCTGGCGGGCCGGGGTCTCAAAAAGCAGTGGTCCACATCCTCCAAGTCTTCGAGGTCGTCCAAGCGGGGAG GGGAACTGAAGGGGCTCGCTCCCGGAAAGACCCAGGTCAAAGGCACAGGAGCAGACCCAG CCAGCCCTTCCCGCCACAGCATCTCCGAGTGGAGGATGCAGAGCATCGCCCGGGACTCGGACGAAGGCTCGGAAGATGAGTACTTCGACGCTCATG aggacCTGTCCGATTCAGAGGAAATATTCCCCAAGGACATCACCAAATGGAACTCCAATGACCTCATGGACAAAATTGAAAGCCCTGAGCCAGAGGACACACAGG ACGGTCTGTACCGCCAGAGTGCCCCCGAGTTCAGGGTGGCCTCCAGTGTGGAGCAGCTGAACATCATCGAG GACGAGGTCAGCCCACCCCTGGCTGCGCCAGCCTCCAAGATCCAcgtgctgctcctgctgctgcatGGAGGCACCATCCTGGACACGGGTGCCGGGGACCCCAGCTCCAAGCAGGGCGACGCCAACACCATCGCCACCGTGTTCGACACCGTCATGCGTGTGCACTACCCCAGCGCCCTGGGCCACCTCGCCATCCGCCTGGTGCCCTGCCCGCCCATCTGCTCTGATGCCTTTGCCCTCGTCTCCAA ccttagCCCCTACAGCCACGATGAAGGCTGTCTGTCCAGCAGCCAGGACCACATCCCCCTGGCCGCCCTGCCCCTGCTGGCCACCTCCTCACCCCAGTACCAGGAGGCGATTGCCACGGTGATTCAGCGGGCCAACCTTGCCTACGGGGACTTCATCAAGTCCCAGGAGGGCATGACCTTCAACGGGCAG ATCTGCCTGATTGGGGACTGCGTCGGGGGCATCCTGGCCTTCGATGCCTTATGCTACAGCAATCAGCCAGTGTCTGAGAGTCAGAGCAGCAGCCGCCGGGGCAGCGTGGCCAGCATGCAG GACACTGACCTGCTGTCCCCGGGCACCCTGGTCAATGCGGCACATGGCGGCAGTGGCAGCGGTGGCCTGGAGAGCAGCCGGCACCTGAGCCGCAGCAACATTGATATCCCCCGAAGCAATGGTGTCGAAGACCCCAAAAGACAGTTGCCCCGAAAGAGGAGTGACTCGTCCACCTATGAGCTGGACACCATCCAGCAGCACCAGGCCTTCCTGTCCAG CCTCCACGCCAGCGTGCTGAGGAACGAGCCCAGCTCCCGCCACTCGAGCAGCTCCACCATGCTGGACGGCACAGGGGCTGCGGGGAAGTTTGACTTCGAGATCGCAGACCTCTTCCTGTTCGGGTGCCCGCTGGGGCTGGTCCTGGCCTTGAGGAAGACTGTCATCCCTGCCCTGGATG ttTTCCAGCTGCGGCCAGCCTGCCAGCAAGTCTATAACCTCTTCCACCCCGCGGACCCGTCGGCCTCCCGCCTGGAGCCGCTGCTGGAGCGGAGGTTCCACGCCCTGCCGCCTTTCAGCATCCCCCGCTACCAGCGCTACCCGCTGGGGGACGGCTGCTCCACGCTGCTGG CGGACGCACTCCAGACCCACAGCACAGTCTTTCAAGAGCACGCGGCCCCCTCCTCGCCCGGCACAGCCCCCGCCACCCGAGGCTTCCGCCGAGCCAGTGAGATCAGCATTGCCAGCCAGGTGTCGGGCATGGCCGAGAGCTACACAGCATCCAGCATTGCCCAGA TTGCAGCCAAGTGGTGGGGCCAGAAGCGGATCGACTACGCCCTGTACTGCCCTGACGCACTGACAGCCTTCCCCACCGTGGCCCTGCCCCACCTCTTCCACGCCAGCTACTGGGAGTCAACGGATGTAGTCTCCTTCCTGCTGAGACAG GTCATGAGGCATGACAATTCCAGCATCTTGGAGCTGGACGGCAAAGAGGTTTCCGTGTTCACCCCCTCCAAGCCGAGAGAAAAGTGGCAGCGCAAGAGGACCCACGTGAAGCTGCGG AACGTGACCGCCAACCACCGGATCAATGACGCAGTCGCCAACGAGGACGGCCCGCAGGTTCTGACGGGCCGGTTCATGTATGGGCCCCTGGACATGGTCACCCTGACTGGGGAGAAG GTGGATGTGCACATCATGATGCAGCCGCCCTCGGGCGAGTGGCTGTACCTAGACACGCTGGTGACCAACAGCAGCGGGCGGGTCTCCTACACCATCCCAGAGACGCACCGCCTGGGTGTGGGTGTCTACCCCATCAAGATGGTGGTCAG GGGAGACCACACGTTTGCCGACAGCTACATCACCGTGCTGCCCAAGGGCACGGAGTTCGTGGTCTTCAGTATCGATGGCTCCTTTGCTGCCAGCGTGTCCATCATGGGCAGCGACCCAAAAGTGCGGGCCGGGGCTGTGGACGTGGTGCG GCACTGGCAGGACCTGGGCTACCTCATCATCTACGTGACTGGCCGGCCTGACATGCAGAAGCAGCGGGTGGTGGCGTGGCTGGCCCAGCACAACTTCCCCCACGGCGTGGTGTCCTTCTGTGACGGCCTGGTGCACGACCCGCTGAGGCACAAGGCCAACTTCCTGAAGCTGCTCATCTCCGAG CTGCACCTGCGCGTGCACGCGGCCTACGGCTCCACCAAGGACGTGGCGGTCTACAGCTCCATCAGCCTGTCCCCCATGCAGATCTACATCGTCGGCCGGCCCACCAAGAAGCTGCAGCAGCAGTGCCAG TTCATCACGGACGGCTACGCGGCGCACCTCGCCCAGCTCAAGTACAACCACCGGGCCCGGCCAGCCCGCAATGCGGCCACCCGCATGGCACTGCGAAAAGGCAGCTTTGGCCTGCCTGGCCAGGGGGACTTCCTGCGCTCCCGGAACCACCTGCTCCGCACCATCTCGGCCCAGCCCAGCGGGCCCGGCCACCGGCAGGAGCGGACACAGAACCAGGCGGACGTCGAGCAGCGGGGACAACGCAGCATGAGCGTAGCGGCTGGCTGTTGGGGCCGCACCATGGCCGGCCGGCTTGAGCCAGGGGCAGCCGCGGGCCCCAAGTAG
- the PITPNM2 gene encoding membrane-associated phosphatidylinositol transfer protein 2 isoform X7 — protein MIIKEYRIPLPMTVEEYRIAQLYMIQKKSRNETYGQGSGVEILENRPYTDGPGGSGQYTHKVYHVGMHIPSWFRSILPKAALRVVEESWNAYPYTRTRFTCPFVEKFSIDIETFYKTDAGENPNVFSLSPVEKSQLTIDFIDIVKDPVPPSEYKTEEDPKLFHSIKTQRGPLSDNWIEEYKQQVFPIMCAYKLCKVEFRYWGMQSKIERFIHDTGLRKVMVRAHRQAWCWQDEWYGLNMENIRELEKEAQLMLSRKMARFNEDDEEAVQLAKDEAIQVQVAGEPAQPSSSSSGSGEPLAGRGLKKQWSTSSKSSRSSKRGASPSRHSISEWRMQSIARDSDEGSEDEYFDAHEDLSDSEEIFPKDITKWNSNDLMDKIESPEPEDTQDGLYRQSAPEFRVASSVEQLNIIEDEVSPPLAAPASKIHVLLLLLHGGTILDTGAGDPSSKQGDANTIATVFDTVMRVHYPSALGHLAIRLVPCPPICSDAFALVSNLSPYSHDEGCLSSSQDHIPLAALPLLATSSPQYQEAIATVIQRANLAYGDFIKSQEGMTFNGQICLIGDCVGGILAFDALCYSNQPVSESQSSSRRGSVASMQDTDLLSPGTLVNAAHGGSGSGGLESSRHLSRSNIDIPRSNGVEDPKRQLPRKRSDSSTYELDTIQQHQAFLSSLHASVLRNEPSSRHSSSSTMLDGTGAAGKFDFEIADLFLFGCPLGLVLALRKTVIPALDVFQLRPACQQVYNLFHPADPSASRLEPLLERRFHALPPFSIPRYQRYPLGDGCSTLLADALQTHSTVFQEHAAPSSPGTAPATRGFRRASEISIASQVSGMAESYTASSIAQKAPGSLSHTPSVRRLSLLALPPPPPSTLGPHPQAQQGSPSLEWAPHLPDLDIREVAAKWWGQKRIDYALYCPDALTAFPTVALPHLFHASYWESTDVVSFLLRQVMRHDNSSILELDGKEVSVFTPSKPREKWQRKRTHVKLRNVTANHRINDAVANEDGPQVLTGRFMYGPLDMVTLTGEKVDVHIMMQPPSGEWLYLDTLVTNSSGRVSYTIPETHRLGVGVYPIKMVVRGDHTFADSYITVLPKGTEFVVFSIDGSFAASVSIMGSDPKVRAGAVDVVRHWQDLGYLIIYVTGRPDMQKQRVVAWLAQHNFPHGVVSFCDGLVHDPLRHKANFLKLLISELHLRVHAAYGSTKDVAVYSSISLSPMQIYIVGRPTKKLQQQCQFITDGYAAHLAQLKYNHRARPARNAATRMALRKGSFGLPGQGDFLRSRNHLLRTISAQPSGPGHRQERTQNQADVEQRGQRSMSVAAGCWGRTMAGRLEPGAAAGPK, from the exons ATGATTATAAAGGAATATCGGATTCCTCTGCCCATGACCGTGGAGGAGTACCGCATCGCCCAGCTATACATGATACAG AAGAAGAGCCGTAACGAGACGTATGGCCAAGGTAGCGGAGTGGAGATCTTGGAGAACCGGCCATACACGGATGGCCCCGGCGGCTCTGGACAGTACACGCACAAGGTGTACCATGTGGGCATGCACATCCCCAGCTGGTTCCGCTCCATCCTGCCCAAAGCAGCCCTGAGGGTGGTGGAGGAGTCCTGGAATGCCTACCCCTACACCCGAACCAG GTTCACGTGCCCCTTTGTGGAGAAATTCTCCATCGACATCGAAACCTTTTATAAAACCGATGCTGGAGAAAACCCTAATGTGTTCAGCCTGTCTCCTGTGGAGAAGAGCCAGCTGACAATCG ACTTCATCGACATTGTCAAGGACCCCGTACCCCCCAGTGAGTATAAGACAGAAGAGGACCCCAAGCTATTCCACTCGATCAAGACACAGCGGGGGCCGCTGTCTGACAACTGGATCGAAGAGTACAAGCAGCAGGTTTTCCCCATCATGTGCGCCTACAAGCTCTGTAAGGTCGAGTTCCGCTACTGGGGCATGCAGTCCAAGATCGAGAGGTTCATCCACGACACGG GCCTGCGGAAGGTGATGGTCAGGGCCCACCGGCAGGCCTGGTGCTGGCAGGACGAATGGTACGGGCTCAACATGGAGAACATCCGGGAGCTGGAGAAGGAGGCACAGCTCATGCTGTCCCGCAAGATGGCCCGGTTCAATGAGGATGACGAGGAGGCTGTGCAGCTGGCCAAGGACGAAGCCATCCAGGTCCAGGTCGCTGGGGAGCCCGCCcagcccagcagcagcagcagcggcagcgggGAACCCCTGGCGGGCCGGGGTCTCAAAAAGCAGTGGTCCACATCCTCCAAGTCTTCGAGGTCGTCCAAGCGGGGAG CCAGCCCTTCCCGCCACAGCATCTCCGAGTGGAGGATGCAGAGCATCGCCCGGGACTCGGACGAAGGCTCGGAAGATGAGTACTTCGACGCTCATG aggacCTGTCCGATTCAGAGGAAATATTCCCCAAGGACATCACCAAATGGAACTCCAATGACCTCATGGACAAAATTGAAAGCCCTGAGCCAGAGGACACACAGG ACGGTCTGTACCGCCAGAGTGCCCCCGAGTTCAGGGTGGCCTCCAGTGTGGAGCAGCTGAACATCATCGAG GACGAGGTCAGCCCACCCCTGGCTGCGCCAGCCTCCAAGATCCAcgtgctgctcctgctgctgcatGGAGGCACCATCCTGGACACGGGTGCCGGGGACCCCAGCTCCAAGCAGGGCGACGCCAACACCATCGCCACCGTGTTCGACACCGTCATGCGTGTGCACTACCCCAGCGCCCTGGGCCACCTCGCCATCCGCCTGGTGCCCTGCCCGCCCATCTGCTCTGATGCCTTTGCCCTCGTCTCCAA ccttagCCCCTACAGCCACGATGAAGGCTGTCTGTCCAGCAGCCAGGACCACATCCCCCTGGCCGCCCTGCCCCTGCTGGCCACCTCCTCACCCCAGTACCAGGAGGCGATTGCCACGGTGATTCAGCGGGCCAACCTTGCCTACGGGGACTTCATCAAGTCCCAGGAGGGCATGACCTTCAACGGGCAG ATCTGCCTGATTGGGGACTGCGTCGGGGGCATCCTGGCCTTCGATGCCTTATGCTACAGCAATCAGCCAGTGTCTGAGAGTCAGAGCAGCAGCCGCCGGGGCAGCGTGGCCAGCATGCAG GACACTGACCTGCTGTCCCCGGGCACCCTGGTCAATGCGGCACATGGCGGCAGTGGCAGCGGTGGCCTGGAGAGCAGCCGGCACCTGAGCCGCAGCAACATTGATATCCCCCGAAGCAATGGTGTCGAAGACCCCAAAAGACAGTTGCCCCGAAAGAGGAGTGACTCGTCCACCTATGAGCTGGACACCATCCAGCAGCACCAGGCCTTCCTGTCCAG CCTCCACGCCAGCGTGCTGAGGAACGAGCCCAGCTCCCGCCACTCGAGCAGCTCCACCATGCTGGACGGCACAGGGGCTGCGGGGAAGTTTGACTTCGAGATCGCAGACCTCTTCCTGTTCGGGTGCCCGCTGGGGCTGGTCCTGGCCTTGAGGAAGACTGTCATCCCTGCCCTGGATG ttTTCCAGCTGCGGCCAGCCTGCCAGCAAGTCTATAACCTCTTCCACCCCGCGGACCCGTCGGCCTCCCGCCTGGAGCCGCTGCTGGAGCGGAGGTTCCACGCCCTGCCGCCTTTCAGCATCCCCCGCTACCAGCGCTACCCGCTGGGGGACGGCTGCTCCACGCTGCTGG CGGACGCACTCCAGACCCACAGCACAGTCTTTCAAGAGCACGCGGCCCCCTCCTCGCCCGGCACAGCCCCCGCCACCCGAGGCTTCCGCCGAGCCAGTGAGATCAGCATTGCCAGCCAGGTGTCGGGCATGGCCGAGAGCTACACAGCATCCAGCATTGCCCAGA AGGCCCCAGGGTCGCTCAGCCATACCCCCAGCGTCAGGCGCCTGTCTCTGCtcgccctgccccccccacccccctctacCCTGGGCCCCCACCCACAGGCCCAGCAGGGGAGCCCCAGCCTGGAGTgggccccccacctccccgacTTGGACATCAGAGAAG TTGCAGCCAAGTGGTGGGGCCAGAAGCGGATCGACTACGCCCTGTACTGCCCTGACGCACTGACAGCCTTCCCCACCGTGGCCCTGCCCCACCTCTTCCACGCCAGCTACTGGGAGTCAACGGATGTAGTCTCCTTCCTGCTGAGACAG GTCATGAGGCATGACAATTCCAGCATCTTGGAGCTGGACGGCAAAGAGGTTTCCGTGTTCACCCCCTCCAAGCCGAGAGAAAAGTGGCAGCGCAAGAGGACCCACGTGAAGCTGCGG AACGTGACCGCCAACCACCGGATCAATGACGCAGTCGCCAACGAGGACGGCCCGCAGGTTCTGACGGGCCGGTTCATGTATGGGCCCCTGGACATGGTCACCCTGACTGGGGAGAAG GTGGATGTGCACATCATGATGCAGCCGCCCTCGGGCGAGTGGCTGTACCTAGACACGCTGGTGACCAACAGCAGCGGGCGGGTCTCCTACACCATCCCAGAGACGCACCGCCTGGGTGTGGGTGTCTACCCCATCAAGATGGTGGTCAG GGGAGACCACACGTTTGCCGACAGCTACATCACCGTGCTGCCCAAGGGCACGGAGTTCGTGGTCTTCAGTATCGATGGCTCCTTTGCTGCCAGCGTGTCCATCATGGGCAGCGACCCAAAAGTGCGGGCCGGGGCTGTGGACGTGGTGCG GCACTGGCAGGACCTGGGCTACCTCATCATCTACGTGACTGGCCGGCCTGACATGCAGAAGCAGCGGGTGGTGGCGTGGCTGGCCCAGCACAACTTCCCCCACGGCGTGGTGTCCTTCTGTGACGGCCTGGTGCACGACCCGCTGAGGCACAAGGCCAACTTCCTGAAGCTGCTCATCTCCGAG CTGCACCTGCGCGTGCACGCGGCCTACGGCTCCACCAAGGACGTGGCGGTCTACAGCTCCATCAGCCTGTCCCCCATGCAGATCTACATCGTCGGCCGGCCCACCAAGAAGCTGCAGCAGCAGTGCCAG TTCATCACGGACGGCTACGCGGCGCACCTCGCCCAGCTCAAGTACAACCACCGGGCCCGGCCAGCCCGCAATGCGGCCACCCGCATGGCACTGCGAAAAGGCAGCTTTGGCCTGCCTGGCCAGGGGGACTTCCTGCGCTCCCGGAACCACCTGCTCCGCACCATCTCGGCCCAGCCCAGCGGGCCCGGCCACCGGCAGGAGCGGACACAGAACCAGGCGGACGTCGAGCAGCGGGGACAACGCAGCATGAGCGTAGCGGCTGGCTGTTGGGGCCGCACCATGGCCGGCCGGCTTGAGCCAGGGGCAGCCGCGGGCCCCAAGTAG
- the PITPNM2 gene encoding membrane-associated phosphatidylinositol transfer protein 2 isoform X11 — protein MIIKEYRIPLPMTVEEYRIAQLYMIQKKSRNETYGQGSGVEILENRPYTDGPGGSGQYTHKVYHVGMHIPSWFRSILPKAALRVVEESWNAYPYTRTRFTCPFVEKFSIDIETFYKTDAGENPNVFSLSPVEKSQLTIDFIDIVKDPVPPSEYKTEEDPKLFHSIKTQRGPLSDNWIEEYKQQVFPIMCAYKLCKVEFRYWGMQSKIERFIHDTGLRKVMVRAHRQAWCWQDEWYGLNMENIRELEKEAQLMLSRKMARFNEDDEEAVQLAKDEAIQVQVAGEPAQPSSSSSGSGEPLAGRGLKKQWSTSSKSSRSSKRGASPSRHSISEWRMQSIARDSDEGSEDEYFDAHEDLSDSEEIFPKDITKWNSNDLMDKIESPEPEDTQDGLYRQSAPEFRVASSVEQLNIIETKHKIPTLSPAFLHLLKNMRWKGRKQKLSRQK, from the exons ATGATTATAAAGGAATATCGGATTCCTCTGCCCATGACCGTGGAGGAGTACCGCATCGCCCAGCTATACATGATACAG AAGAAGAGCCGTAACGAGACGTATGGCCAAGGTAGCGGAGTGGAGATCTTGGAGAACCGGCCATACACGGATGGCCCCGGCGGCTCTGGACAGTACACGCACAAGGTGTACCATGTGGGCATGCACATCCCCAGCTGGTTCCGCTCCATCCTGCCCAAAGCAGCCCTGAGGGTGGTGGAGGAGTCCTGGAATGCCTACCCCTACACCCGAACCAG GTTCACGTGCCCCTTTGTGGAGAAATTCTCCATCGACATCGAAACCTTTTATAAAACCGATGCTGGAGAAAACCCTAATGTGTTCAGCCTGTCTCCTGTGGAGAAGAGCCAGCTGACAATCG ACTTCATCGACATTGTCAAGGACCCCGTACCCCCCAGTGAGTATAAGACAGAAGAGGACCCCAAGCTATTCCACTCGATCAAGACACAGCGGGGGCCGCTGTCTGACAACTGGATCGAAGAGTACAAGCAGCAGGTTTTCCCCATCATGTGCGCCTACAAGCTCTGTAAGGTCGAGTTCCGCTACTGGGGCATGCAGTCCAAGATCGAGAGGTTCATCCACGACACGG GCCTGCGGAAGGTGATGGTCAGGGCCCACCGGCAGGCCTGGTGCTGGCAGGACGAATGGTACGGGCTCAACATGGAGAACATCCGGGAGCTGGAGAAGGAGGCACAGCTCATGCTGTCCCGCAAGATGGCCCGGTTCAATGAGGATGACGAGGAGGCTGTGCAGCTGGCCAAGGACGAAGCCATCCAGGTCCAGGTCGCTGGGGAGCCCGCCcagcccagcagcagcagcagcggcagcgggGAACCCCTGGCGGGCCGGGGTCTCAAAAAGCAGTGGTCCACATCCTCCAAGTCTTCGAGGTCGTCCAAGCGGGGAG CCAGCCCTTCCCGCCACAGCATCTCCGAGTGGAGGATGCAGAGCATCGCCCGGGACTCGGACGAAGGCTCGGAAGATGAGTACTTCGACGCTCATG aggacCTGTCCGATTCAGAGGAAATATTCCCCAAGGACATCACCAAATGGAACTCCAATGACCTCATGGACAAAATTGAAAGCCCTGAGCCAGAGGACACACAGG ACGGTCTGTACCGCCAGAGTGCCCCCGAGTTCAGGGTGGCCTCCAGTGTGGAGCAGCTGAACATCATCGAG ACCAAACATAAGATCCCCACCTTGAGCCCAGCTTTTCTGCATTTGCTGAAGAACATgagatggaagggaaggaagcaaaagctGTCTAGGCAGAAGTGA